In Streptomyces sp. NBC_00306, a single genomic region encodes these proteins:
- a CDS encoding xanthine dehydrogenase family protein molybdopterin-binding subunit codes for MTSDAATTATPQTAGTPRPDQPTHGLGASLPPADARAKTEGTFPYASDLWAEGLLWAAILRSPHPHARILSIDTSAAQEMPGVRAVVTHEDIPGDTAYGRRIADRPVFASEIVRHHGEALAAVAADHPDTARLAAAAIAVEYEVLEPVTDPEKAFAAEPLHPDGNLIRHIPLRYGDPDIAGDIVVEGLYRIGRQDPAPIGAEAGLAVPRPDGGVELYVASTDPHTDRDLAASCFGLDAERVKVVVTGVPGATGDREDPGFQLPLGLLALKTGCPVKLTATREESFLGHAHRHPTLLRYRHHADAEGRLVKVEAQLLLDAGAYADASSESLAAAVAFACGPYVVPHAFIEGWAVRTNNPPSGHVRGEGAMQVCAAYEAQMDKLSAKLGLDPTEVRLRNVLATGDILPTGQTVTCPAPVAELLQAVRDFPLPSLPKDSPEDDWLLPGGPEGAGEPGAVRRGVGYALGMVHMLGAEGTDEVSTATVKVHDGVATVICAAVETGQGFSTLARQIVQETLGVEEVHVASVDTDQPPAGPAAHGRHTWVSGGAVERAAKMVRTQLLQPLAHKFGMSTELLQITDGKITSYDGVLSTTVTEALDGKELWATAQCRPHPTEPLDGSGQGDAFVGMAFCAVRAVVDVDIELGSIRVVEMAVAQDVGRILNPAQLASRIEAGVTQGVGTALTENLRTARGLVRHPDLTGYALPTSLDAPDIRIVKLVEERDVVAPFGAKPASAVPVVTSPAAVAAAVRAATGRPINRLPIRPQAAVAVPQG; via the coding sequence GTGACCAGTGACGCGGCCACCACCGCGACGCCCCAGACGGCCGGTACACCCCGCCCCGACCAGCCGACCCACGGCCTCGGTGCCTCCCTGCCTCCCGCCGACGCCCGGGCCAAGACCGAGGGCACCTTCCCGTACGCCTCCGACCTGTGGGCCGAGGGCCTGCTGTGGGCGGCCATCCTGCGCTCCCCGCACCCGCACGCCCGGATTCTGTCGATCGACACCTCTGCGGCGCAGGAGATGCCGGGCGTACGCGCCGTGGTGACGCACGAGGACATTCCGGGCGACACCGCGTACGGCAGGCGCATCGCCGACCGCCCCGTCTTCGCCTCCGAGATCGTCCGCCACCACGGTGAGGCGCTCGCGGCCGTGGCCGCCGACCACCCCGACACCGCCCGTCTCGCGGCAGCCGCCATCGCCGTCGAGTACGAGGTGCTCGAACCGGTCACCGACCCCGAGAAGGCCTTCGCCGCCGAACCCCTGCACCCCGACGGCAACCTGATCCGGCACATCCCGCTGCGCTACGGCGACCCGGACATCGCGGGCGACATCGTCGTCGAGGGCCTGTACCGGATCGGCCGCCAGGACCCCGCGCCCATCGGCGCGGAGGCCGGTCTCGCCGTCCCGCGCCCCGACGGCGGGGTCGAGCTGTACGTCGCCTCCACCGACCCGCACACCGACCGCGACCTGGCCGCCTCGTGCTTCGGCCTGGACGCCGAGCGGGTGAAGGTCGTCGTGACGGGCGTCCCCGGCGCCACCGGCGACCGCGAGGATCCCGGCTTCCAGCTCCCGCTCGGCCTGCTCGCGCTGAAGACCGGCTGCCCGGTCAAACTGACGGCCACCCGCGAGGAGTCCTTCCTCGGCCACGCCCACCGCCACCCGACCCTGCTGCGCTACCGCCACCACGCGGACGCCGAGGGCCGCCTGGTGAAGGTCGAGGCCCAACTGCTGCTGGACGCTGGCGCGTACGCCGACGCTTCCTCCGAATCCCTCGCCGCGGCCGTCGCGTTCGCCTGCGGCCCCTACGTCGTCCCGCACGCCTTCATCGAGGGCTGGGCCGTCCGCACGAACAACCCGCCCTCCGGCCATGTGCGCGGCGAGGGAGCCATGCAGGTGTGCGCGGCCTACGAGGCCCAGATGGACAAGCTGTCCGCGAAGCTGGGACTCGACCCGACCGAGGTCCGGCTGCGCAACGTCCTCGCGACCGGCGACATCCTCCCCACCGGCCAGACGGTCACCTGCCCGGCCCCGGTGGCCGAACTGCTCCAGGCCGTACGGGACTTCCCGCTCCCGTCCCTGCCCAAGGACTCGCCGGAGGACGACTGGCTCCTGCCCGGCGGACCCGAGGGCGCCGGCGAACCGGGCGCCGTCCGCCGGGGCGTCGGCTACGCGCTGGGCATGGTGCACATGCTCGGCGCCGAGGGCACCGACGAGGTCTCCACCGCGACCGTCAAGGTGCACGACGGGGTCGCCACCGTCATCTGCGCGGCCGTCGAGACGGGCCAGGGCTTCTCCACGCTCGCCCGCCAGATCGTCCAGGAGACGCTCGGCGTCGAAGAGGTCCACGTGGCCTCGGTCGACACGGACCAGCCCCCGGCCGGCCCGGCGGCCCACGGCCGCCACACCTGGGTCTCTGGCGGCGCGGTGGAGCGGGCCGCGAAGATGGTCCGCACACAGCTGCTCCAGCCGCTGGCCCACAAGTTCGGCATGTCCACCGAGCTGCTCCAGATCACCGACGGCAAGATCACGTCGTACGACGGAGTGCTGTCCACGACCGTCACGGAAGCGCTGGACGGCAAGGAACTGTGGGCGACCGCCCAGTGCCGCCCGCACCCCACGGAACCTCTCGACGGCTCGGGCCAGGGCGACGCGTTCGTGGGCATGGCGTTCTGCGCGGTGCGCGCGGTGGTCGACGTGGACATCGAGCTCGGCTCGATCCGCGTGGTCGAAATGGCGGTGGCCCAGGACGTGGGCCGCATCCTGAACCCCGCCCAGCTCGCCAGCCGCATCGAGGCGGGCGTCACCCAGGGCGTCGGCACGGCCCTCACCGAAAACCTCCGCACGGCCCGCGGCCTGGTCCGCCACCCGGACCTGACGGGCTACGCCCTCCCGACCTCCCTGGACGCCCCGGACATCCGGATCGTGAAGCTGGTCGAGGAACGGGACGTGGTGGCCCCGTTCGGAGCCAAACCGGCCAGCGCGGTCCCGGTGGTGACGTCCCCGGCGGCGGTGGCGGCGGCGGTACGGGCGGCGACGGGCAGACCGATCAACAGACTCCCGATCAGACCGCAGGCGGCGGTGGCTGTTCCCCAGGGCTAG
- a CDS encoding serine/threonine-protein kinase: MNPLGPGDPLRLGPYRLVGVLGAGGMGKVYFGHDNQGRAAAVKVLLPQLSTDAHMVQRFLREAEAARSVTGRGVARVLAAQTEGGRLWIASEFLAGPTLEQAIDAYGPLPDDALRALAASLADTLGTIHAAGLIHRDLKPANIVLTSSGPRVIDFGIARPEHGLTLTTTGQAPVTPGYGAPEQVLGQRVGPPADIFSLGAVLAYAASGVRTYSGGHVAAVQYEVVHGEPDLSRVPEPLRVLIGPCLAKDPAFRPSPDQIRTAFAPPRRADRIWQQGALAADIQHRETGARQWSTQPGTVVAQPPGRRRFLTGLAAGVAVLAAGGGTAAWLLSREQAEGATTGNGTKTAPAGTRLWGPLAVADPFSPPAVAIDGVLVFGAKDGGLVAYGADDGKQKWQTSKVTASLELVVMPGGLIAAGDGSGTVHAISPATGKERWAAGMEAAMLLAANDDALFAVTHDGAIRALDTKTHKTLWTAKSVFGTGYAAASKDHLVLQSDSGAITAHDTRTGDTLWTRPKGNSFGSMPVIHEGLVIVGGGSLIAIRLADGKDAWTIAPEAGRDWGSPTVDGDRVYVAAWQTLNCRRLNDGGKVWATDIKSVPLPSLRPQLLGDHVCDVSGKDPKSFDAVALHKDTGKQAWTHAQHSTKSLKLTSDGKRLFLLQNETVTTVSGGVA; the protein is encoded by the coding sequence ATGAACCCCCTCGGCCCCGGCGATCCGCTCCGGCTCGGCCCCTACCGTCTCGTCGGCGTCCTCGGTGCCGGTGGCATGGGCAAGGTGTACTTCGGCCACGACAACCAGGGCCGGGCAGCGGCCGTCAAGGTCCTGTTGCCGCAGCTCTCCACCGACGCTCACATGGTGCAGCGGTTCCTGCGCGAGGCCGAGGCCGCCCGGTCCGTCACCGGGCGGGGTGTCGCGCGGGTCCTCGCCGCCCAGACCGAGGGCGGCCGCCTCTGGATAGCCTCGGAGTTCCTCGCGGGGCCGACCCTGGAGCAGGCAATCGACGCTTACGGGCCGCTGCCCGACGACGCCCTGCGCGCACTCGCCGCCTCCCTCGCCGACACCCTCGGGACCATTCACGCCGCCGGGCTGATCCACCGCGACCTCAAGCCCGCGAACATCGTGCTGACCTCGTCCGGGCCGCGCGTCATCGACTTCGGTATCGCACGGCCCGAGCACGGACTCACCCTCACCACCACCGGCCAGGCGCCGGTGACACCGGGCTACGGCGCGCCCGAGCAGGTGCTGGGACAGCGCGTCGGGCCGCCCGCCGACATCTTCTCGCTGGGGGCGGTACTGGCGTACGCGGCCAGTGGCGTACGGACGTACTCAGGCGGTCATGTGGCGGCCGTGCAGTACGAAGTGGTGCACGGGGAACCGGATCTGAGCCGCGTCCCCGAACCGCTGCGCGTGCTCATCGGCCCGTGCCTGGCGAAGGACCCCGCCTTCCGGCCCTCCCCCGACCAGATCCGCACGGCCTTCGCCCCGCCGCGGCGCGCGGATCGGATCTGGCAGCAGGGGGCGCTGGCCGCGGACATCCAGCACCGTGAGACCGGTGCGCGGCAGTGGTCGACCCAGCCCGGCACGGTCGTCGCGCAGCCTCCGGGCCGCCGCCGCTTCCTCACCGGACTCGCGGCGGGCGTGGCCGTCCTCGCCGCCGGAGGCGGCACAGCCGCCTGGCTGCTGAGCCGCGAACAGGCGGAGGGCGCGACCACGGGGAACGGTACGAAGACCGCCCCGGCGGGCACGCGGCTCTGGGGCCCCCTGGCAGTCGCCGATCCGTTCAGCCCTCCGGCGGTCGCGATCGACGGGGTCCTCGTCTTCGGGGCGAAGGACGGCGGTCTCGTCGCCTACGGAGCGGATGACGGCAAGCAGAAGTGGCAGACGTCGAAGGTCACCGCGTCCTTGGAACTCGTGGTCATGCCCGGCGGTCTGATCGCGGCCGGGGACGGGTCCGGCACCGTGCACGCCATCAGTCCGGCGACCGGCAAGGAGCGGTGGGCCGCCGGCATGGAGGCCGCCATGCTCCTCGCCGCGAACGACGACGCGCTGTTCGCCGTGACCCACGACGGTGCCATCCGCGCCCTCGACACGAAAACCCACAAGACCTTGTGGACCGCCAAATCCGTGTTCGGCACCGGCTACGCCGCGGCGAGCAAGGACCACCTGGTCCTCCAGTCCGACTCGGGCGCCATCACCGCGCACGACACCCGTACCGGGGACACTCTCTGGACGCGGCCCAAGGGGAACAGCTTCGGCTCGATGCCGGTGATCCACGAGGGCCTCGTGATCGTGGGCGGTGGATCGCTCATCGCGATCCGCCTGGCGGACGGCAAGGACGCGTGGACGATCGCCCCCGAAGCGGGGCGGGACTGGGGTTCGCCCACCGTCGACGGGGACCGCGTGTACGTCGCCGCGTGGCAGACCCTGAACTGCCGCCGGCTCAACGACGGCGGCAAGGTCTGGGCGACCGACATCAAGAGCGTGCCGCTGCCCAGCCTCCGCCCCCAGCTCCTCGGGGACCACGTCTGCGACGTCTCCGGCAAGGACCCCAAGTCCTTCGACGCGGTGGCTCTCCACAAGGACACGGGCAAACAGGCCTGGACCCACGCCCAGCACAGCACCAAGTCCCTGAAGCTGACGTCCGACGGCAAGCGGCTCTTCCTGCTGCAGAACGAGACGGTGACGACGGTGTCGGGAGGCGTCGCGTAG
- a CDS encoding serine/threonine-protein kinase gives MLSPLAHDDPAGLGAYRLIARLGTGGMGTVYLARSAGGRTVALKTMHQGIASDPASRTRFQLETDAARVIGGHHGATVVDADPLAETPWLATEYVLGPPLDDAVALAGPLPEPSVRALGAALAGALGQLHLSDVVHRDLKPSNVMVTGYGPKIIDFGIARAAGDDRLTRTGSAAGTPAFMSPEQATGQEHTPAGDVFALAGVLVFAASGHGPFGTGQAADLIYRVRYAEPDLTGVPEALVPILARCLAKAPEERPGTARLAAELHDGRGDFADHLPDTLLAEIARRATEVWQYTPYRLPVPDHAQAPFAETVADSGLRTGMSRRRLLSVSGGSALAAVAAAGGVGAWAWLRDPDGGTAGGAGGAAGPTATAQPVTGTPAPPVKGQAWRKNVLPPKNGEAGAAAPLAPLPVGDVVMMATGEGLLGLAALNGERRWLVKDVRESRHVHTDGKLIHILLPGGPYRDRLLLHTVDPLGGRTTPVATFTTPMRRTALLSVADGTAYVAAEHRGGFLWSLRAFDVRTGKEKWSSPLRGKDVGSSDDVIVTAVAGGRLILRRPAETGSGLDVSAFDVRTGRQVWRITLPGGKHGGSALAPNSLAADDRHVYVGGQRLQALRLADGKAAWAFGAGRPAGAYGTPALRDGVVYAAEQDKGVVAVTATDGKLRWEAETKDRPDPAVPVVVNDRFVYVVADSSVCSVDLETHRQGWSFARGSQSLGLHERVPRLFLTDDAEVIAVNLLFT, from the coding sequence GTGCTCTCTCCTCTCGCTCACGACGACCCCGCCGGTCTCGGCGCATACCGGCTGATCGCCCGTCTCGGCACCGGCGGCATGGGCACGGTCTACCTCGCGCGGTCGGCGGGCGGCCGCACCGTCGCGCTCAAGACGATGCACCAGGGCATCGCGTCGGACCCCGCCTCACGCACGCGTTTCCAGCTGGAGACGGACGCGGCGCGCGTCATCGGCGGCCACCACGGCGCGACCGTCGTGGACGCCGACCCCCTCGCCGAGACGCCCTGGCTGGCCACGGAATACGTCCTCGGCCCTCCGCTGGACGATGCCGTCGCGCTGGCGGGCCCGCTGCCCGAACCGTCGGTCCGCGCACTGGGTGCGGCGCTCGCGGGGGCACTCGGTCAGCTGCATCTGTCCGATGTCGTCCACCGCGACCTCAAGCCGTCGAACGTGATGGTCACGGGGTACGGTCCCAAGATCATCGACTTCGGCATCGCGCGGGCGGCGGGCGACGACCGCCTCACACGGACGGGTTCGGCGGCGGGCACGCCCGCCTTCATGTCCCCCGAGCAGGCGACGGGCCAGGAACACACCCCGGCGGGTGACGTGTTCGCCCTCGCCGGTGTGCTGGTCTTCGCCGCCTCCGGCCACGGTCCCTTCGGCACCGGGCAGGCCGCGGACCTGATCTACCGCGTCCGCTACGCCGAACCGGACCTGACGGGAGTCCCGGAGGCCCTGGTCCCGATCCTGGCGCGCTGCCTCGCCAAGGCCCCGGAGGAACGCCCCGGCACGGCACGGCTCGCCGCCGAACTCCACGACGGGCGGGGCGACTTCGCCGACCATCTCCCCGACACCCTCCTCGCGGAGATCGCCCGCCGCGCGACCGAGGTCTGGCAGTACACCCCGTACCGCCTCCCGGTGCCGGACCATGCCCAGGCGCCGTTCGCGGAAACCGTTGCCGACTCCGGGCTCCGTACCGGGATGAGCCGCCGCAGGCTCCTGTCCGTCTCCGGCGGCTCGGCGCTCGCGGCCGTGGCCGCGGCCGGCGGTGTCGGCGCATGGGCGTGGCTGCGGGATCCCGACGGCGGGACGGCCGGCGGGGCCGGCGGTGCGGCAGGCCCGACGGCGACCGCTCAGCCGGTCACCGGGACGCCCGCCCCGCCCGTCAAGGGCCAGGCCTGGCGCAAGAACGTCCTCCCCCCGAAGAACGGCGAGGCGGGAGCGGCGGCGCCGCTCGCGCCGCTCCCCGTCGGGGACGTCGTGATGATGGCGACCGGTGAGGGGTTGCTGGGGCTCGCGGCCCTGAACGGAGAGCGCCGTTGGCTCGTGAAGGACGTCCGGGAATCCCGGCACGTCCACACGGACGGCAAGCTGATCCACATCCTGCTTCCCGGCGGCCCGTACCGCGACCGGCTGTTGCTGCACACCGTCGACCCGCTGGGCGGACGCACGACCCCCGTGGCCACCTTCACCACGCCCATGCGCCGGACCGCGCTGCTCAGCGTCGCCGACGGCACGGCGTACGTCGCCGCGGAGCACCGAGGAGGCTTCCTCTGGAGCCTCAGGGCATTCGACGTCCGCACCGGCAAGGAGAAGTGGAGTTCACCCCTGCGCGGGAAGGACGTCGGGAGCTCCGACGACGTCATCGTCACCGCCGTCGCCGGCGGTCGGCTGATTCTCCGCAGACCGGCGGAGACCGGCAGCGGCCTCGACGTCAGTGCCTTCGACGTCCGCACCGGCCGGCAGGTGTGGCGGATCACCCTGCCCGGCGGGAAGCACGGCGGCTCCGCGCTCGCACCGAACTCACTCGCCGCCGACGACAGGCATGTGTACGTGGGCGGACAGCGGCTCCAGGCGCTCCGCCTCGCCGACGGCAAGGCGGCCTGGGCGTTCGGCGCGGGCCGGCCGGCGGGCGCGTACGGTACGCCCGCCCTGCGCGACGGTGTGGTCTACGCGGCGGAGCAGGACAAGGGCGTCGTGGCCGTGACCGCCACGGACGGGAAGCTGCGGTGGGAGGCGGAGACCAAGGACCGGCCCGACCCGGCGGTACCGGTGGTCGTGAACGACAGGTTCGTGTACGTCGTGGCCGACAGCAGCGTGTGCTCCGTCGATCTGGAGACGCACCGCCAGGGGTGGTCCTTCGCACGGGGTTCGCAGAGCCTCGGTCTCCATGAACGCGTCCCGCGTCTCTTCCTCACGGACGACGCGGAAGTCATCGCCGTCAATCTCCTCTTCACCTGA
- a CDS encoding serine/threonine protein kinase — translation MNDTGALHMERAHTEGSRAPNRRLIGPYHLITRLDPSGPGFPPAPQRRFIARSPDGDRTVLLSAPLDGTDPARFLVEADAARLLSVPWVAPVTEVSPPSGAPWYSSPYLPALPLPVALAVHGGPLPERTVRVIGAALAETLAGAHAAGVTHAGLSPAAVLLGGDGPRLTSFGAVRAAAPDGEQRSGLPGLEPGSLAPEQASGGRPRPPGDIYALGAVLAYAATGHTVPDSAELPVSLRSLISRCLTRDPAARPSAVEVLTALPTVSAAPSATVLDSAAALLTPGWLPGRVVAAVARQSAEVLAAEIRVPQTPER, via the coding sequence ATGAACGACACGGGGGCTCTGCACATGGAACGAGCGCACACGGAAGGCTCGCGCGCGCCCAACCGGCGCCTGATCGGGCCGTACCACCTCATCACCCGGCTCGATCCGTCCGGCCCGGGCTTTCCGCCCGCGCCTCAGCGCCGGTTCATCGCGCGCAGCCCGGACGGCGACCGTACGGTGCTTCTCAGCGCGCCCCTGGACGGAACCGATCCCGCCCGCTTCCTCGTCGAGGCGGACGCGGCCCGACTGCTGTCCGTCCCCTGGGTCGCTCCCGTCACCGAGGTCTCGCCCCCGTCCGGCGCCCCCTGGTACTCCTCCCCCTACCTGCCCGCGCTGCCGCTGCCCGTGGCGCTCGCCGTTCACGGCGGACCGCTGCCCGAACGCACCGTGCGGGTCATCGGCGCGGCACTCGCCGAGACGCTGGCGGGCGCGCACGCCGCCGGTGTCACACACGCCGGACTCTCCCCGGCCGCCGTCCTGCTCGGCGGGGACGGCCCTCGCCTGACCTCCTTCGGCGCCGTGCGGGCCGCGGCACCGGACGGTGAGCAGCGTTCCGGGCTGCCCGGTCTGGAGCCCGGCAGCCTCGCGCCCGAGCAGGCGTCGGGCGGGCGGCCGCGGCCGCCGGGCGACATCTACGCCCTGGGCGCGGTCCTCGCCTATGCGGCGACCGGCCACACCGTTCCCGACAGCGCCGAACTCCCCGTTTCCCTGCGCTCGTTGATCTCCAGGTGCCTCACCCGCGACCCGGCGGCCCGCCCGAGCGCGGTCGAGGTGCTGACGGCCCTTCCTACGGTGTCGGCCGCGCCCTCGGCCACGGTTCTGGACTCGGCCGCGGCTCTGCTGACTCCCGGCTGGCTCCCCGGCCGGGTGGTGGCCGCGGTGGCCCGGCAGTCCGCCGAAGTACTCGCCGCCGAAATCCGAGTCCCGCAGACCCCGGAGCGGTGA
- a CDS encoding DUF6571 family protein: MGSLTLTDLVEVDLGKLGAAVADWKKVADSLKKLAGNADSGMYAKSERARWQGDNATVTRDFVRKTKKEFADAQAQARTTYQLLEDAHSELVGIQKKVKTAVGTDAANLGCRIEDIGGGAVRWFFPHVRGDTDERTQAQRDAAQALADRVAGLIGHASEIDASVSRALGKSHGNDPNNFGHTNYDSLDAAQEERAAELAQRSLKLYKEGKELSEEELKELRTILKYNADDQPFATKLYRDLGPEGALRFQAQISLDGTAEGGTQLQLARSIQDSMGVALATAQPKLGDEYTQELMKLGRSNLDLEMLGNRIEPKGYQVLGTLLRHGTYEKGFLDKVGNDMIAYERELDGGAWSRPDGSYAGMKGFGLNADTTGGGGWDPLTGLLEAYGRNPDASTAFLQANVAGPGESMTNLDYLMGMGSDGKGEGARTWIPDATSPMTAGEDKVFGKDALGHALEAATTGMPFDHGPVSPHPEHTPERLAIMEKVVNSLAGDPKLMDDKMADSMGRMAGEYMPEINNTLRQGNTFAELYGHPQNFDAMATVEFLDVLGRNPESYAEATLGAENYSATLMNDVVKHPDRFSGTSAVNLGNIAFGTGTIEGILGGARHDEIVTGGQLSDKDYNEQLQKRADMFNSVFGSTVGLATERVPVAGEIINGVTEMVVGEVVEGAERNTAAETADEAGKASFDARQNATEQALNGLSVAGMPAGANETDMRTNVHNQSEVGYDHGADLHRDAKDFYQRNPPE; encoded by the coding sequence GTGGGCAGCCTCACTCTCACAGACCTCGTCGAGGTCGATCTCGGCAAGCTGGGCGCGGCCGTCGCGGACTGGAAGAAGGTCGCCGACAGCCTCAAGAAGCTGGCGGGCAACGCCGACAGCGGTATGTACGCCAAGTCGGAGCGGGCGCGCTGGCAAGGCGACAACGCCACGGTGACCCGCGACTTCGTCCGCAAGACGAAGAAGGAGTTCGCCGACGCCCAGGCGCAGGCCCGGACGACGTACCAGCTCCTCGAGGACGCCCACTCCGAACTCGTCGGCATCCAGAAGAAGGTGAAGACGGCCGTCGGCACGGACGCGGCCAATCTCGGCTGCCGGATCGAGGACATCGGCGGCGGGGCCGTGCGCTGGTTCTTCCCGCACGTACGGGGCGACACCGACGAGCGGACACAGGCACAGCGGGACGCGGCCCAGGCCCTCGCCGACCGTGTGGCCGGACTGATCGGACACGCGTCGGAGATCGACGCCTCGGTGTCGCGGGCGCTCGGCAAGTCGCACGGCAACGACCCGAACAACTTCGGGCACACGAACTACGACTCGCTCGACGCGGCCCAGGAGGAGCGCGCCGCCGAACTCGCCCAGCGGAGCCTCAAGCTCTACAAGGAGGGCAAGGAGCTGTCGGAGGAGGAGCTCAAGGAGCTCCGCACGATCCTCAAGTACAACGCGGACGACCAGCCCTTCGCCACCAAGCTCTACCGCGACCTCGGTCCCGAGGGCGCGCTCAGGTTCCAGGCACAGATCTCCCTGGACGGCACCGCGGAGGGCGGCACCCAGCTCCAGCTCGCCCGCAGCATCCAGGACAGCATGGGCGTCGCGCTCGCCACCGCGCAGCCGAAGCTCGGCGACGAGTACACCCAGGAGCTGATGAAGCTCGGGCGCAGCAACCTCGACCTGGAGATGCTGGGCAACCGCATCGAGCCCAAGGGCTACCAGGTGCTCGGCACCCTCTTGCGCCACGGCACGTACGAGAAGGGCTTTCTCGACAAGGTCGGCAACGACATGATCGCGTACGAACGGGAGTTGGACGGCGGCGCCTGGTCCCGCCCGGACGGCAGCTACGCGGGCATGAAGGGCTTCGGCCTCAACGCCGACACGACCGGCGGAGGCGGCTGGGACCCGCTCACGGGCCTCCTGGAGGCGTACGGCCGCAACCCCGACGCCTCCACCGCCTTCCTCCAGGCGAACGTCGCGGGTCCCGGCGAGAGCATGACCAACCTCGACTACCTGATGGGCATGGGCTCCGACGGCAAGGGCGAGGGCGCCCGCACCTGGATCCCCGACGCGACGTCCCCGATGACCGCGGGCGAGGACAAGGTCTTCGGCAAGGACGCGCTCGGCCACGCGCTGGAGGCGGCGACGACGGGCATGCCGTTCGACCACGGCCCGGTGTCCCCGCACCCGGAGCACACCCCGGAACGCCTGGCCATCATGGAGAAGGTGGTCAACTCGCTGGCGGGGGACCCCAAGCTGATGGACGACAAGATGGCCGACAGCATGGGGCGCATGGCGGGCGAGTACATGCCGGAGATCAACAACACGCTGCGGCAGGGCAATACGTTCGCGGAGTTGTACGGGCATCCGCAGAATTTCGACGCCATGGCGACCGTCGAGTTCCTGGACGTGCTGGGCCGGAACCCGGAGTCGTATGCCGAGGCGACCCTCGGGGCGGAGAACTATTCGGCGACGTTGATGAACGACGTCGTGAAGCACCCGGACAGGTTCTCCGGTACGTCGGCCGTGAACCTCGGGAACATCGCTTTTGGCACAGGAACCATCGAGGGCATCCTGGGCGGCGCGCGGCACGACGAGATCGTCACCGGCGGGCAGTTGAGCGACAAGGACTACAACGAGCAGTTGCAGAAGCGTGCCGACATGTTCAACTCGGTCTTCGGCTCCACGGTCGGACTGGCGACCGAGCGGGTCCCTGTGGCGGGGGAGATCATCAATGGCGTCACCGAGATGGTGGTGGGCGAGGTGGTCGAGGGAGCGGAGCGGAACACCGCGGCGGAGACGGCGGACGAGGCGGGAAAGGCCTCGTTCGACGCCCGGCAGAACGCCACCGAGCAGGCGCTCAACGGCCTGTCCGTGGCCGGCATGCCGGCTGGTGCAAACGAGACGGATATGCGCACGAACGTCCACAACCAGTCCGAAGTGGGCTACGACCACGGCGCAGACCTGCATAGAGATGCAAAAGACTTCTACCAGCGCAACCCTCCGGAGTAG